A single genomic interval of Spinacia oleracea cultivar Varoflay chromosome 6, BTI_SOV_V1, whole genome shotgun sequence harbors:
- the LOC130462994 gene encoding uncharacterized protein — protein MVGIKKAFGPCIRHSRSDHGEASSENYESIRASVTKEFEGELEKRVEKRVAEALQKQLSTLLKTGQLNSISTPIPDDLHLNDSARVDLDVSATRTTRHILVPQPRELKERTPCRLALEEKVSGNNIVVADGMVQPSDGALPQHFTSMKPGHYKVQVDFVYDGHVDDILPVPTGDGFTNLGGALGSFVQWPIHLVIFEDGEDCTSPPKKKSKSNVSKERDGSSKKKTTVLAAQKKTTDLPSKVNPLKLIRT, from the exons ATGGTTGGTATCAAAAAGGCTTTCGGTCCGTGTATTCGACATAGTAGAAgtgaccatggtgaagcttcATCAGAAAATTACGAATCAATCAGAGCTTCTGTGACAAAGGAGTTTGAAGGTGAATTAGAGAAAAGGGTAGAGAAAAGGGTGGCAGAGGCCCTCCAAAAGCAACTAAGCACCTTGTTAAAAACAGGACAACTAAACTCCATTTCTACCCCGATACCTGATGACCTCCACTTAAATGATTCTGCCAGAGTTGACCTTGATGTTAGTGCTACAAGAACCACTCGTCACATCTTAGTGCCGCAACCACGCGAGCTAAAG GAAAGGACTCCATGTCGTCTTGCCCTTGAGGAGAAAGTTTCAGGCAACAACATTGTCGTGGCGGATGGTATGGTACAACCCTCAGATGGTGCATTGCCCCAACATTTTACATCGATGAAGCCTGGTCACTATAAAGTCCAAGTTGATTTTGTTTACGACGGACATGTTGATGATATTCTTCCGGTACCTACGGGAGATGGTTTCACTAACTTAGGCGGTGCTCTGGGTAGTTTTGTGCAATGGCCCATACACTTAGTGATTTTCGAAGACGGCGag gATTGTACTTCACCTCCTAAAAAGAAGTCCAAGTCTAATGTTTCTAAAGAGAGGGATGGTAGCTCCAAGAAAAAGACAACGGTGTTAGCGGCCCAAAAGAAGACAACAGACTTACCATCCAAGGTAAAccctctaaaactcattcgaacctaa
- the LOC130464315 gene encoding uncharacterized protein, with protein sequence MNENQIVVRHESEGGKTPTTRDESQDVSTITKTIKGRGPSKGVKVAKPMFLEYNVYNVPDGQWSHEYGKQVGSCATRININVPLYPKVDEQIKKGFWEETKLMFHITDDSNHSREKYFHSCVAKRFSCFKSKLVRRWITMKEKKPKNQTNKMPWDVYNHITEDDWKTFVKHYFLPESLLRSEKARKSASCNKNPHRTGQKGYNRKRLDWIKDGRLPPDAALPISSSSSVNSSVTSNVNRVRKYRSKEWILAHQVQNKEGKWEIDPNDTEVVEIATKAVSSDN encoded by the exons ATGAATGAAAACCAAATTGTTGTTAGGCATGAATCAGAAGGTGGCAAGACTCCCACAACGCGTGACGAATCACAAGATGTTAGTACGATTACAAAGACCATTAAAGGCCGTGGTCCGTCAAAAGGTGTTAAAGTCGCTAAGCCTATGTTCCTTGAGTATAATGTATATAATGTCCCCGATGGACAATGGTCTCATGAATACGGGAAGCAAGTTGGGAGTTGTGCTACTAGAATTAATATTAACGTCCCATTATATCCAAAGGTAGATGAGCAAATCAAGAAGGGGTTTTGGGAGGAGACTAAG cttatgttccacattactgatgattctaatcattcgagggagaaatattttcattcttgtgtggcgaaacgatttagttgtttcaagagcaaGTTGGTGCGCCGATGGATAACTATGAAGGAAAAGAAgccaaaaaatcaaacaaacaagatGCCTTGGGATGTCTACAACCATAtcacagaggatgattggaagACTTTTGTTAAACATTATTTCCTGCCAGAGTCATTG CTTCGTAGTGAAAAGGCGAGGAAAAGTGCATCATGCAACAAGAACCCACATCGCACCGGCCAAAAGGGTTATAATAGAAAGCGACTAGATTGGATAAAGGATGGACGACTTCCACCAGATGCAGCTTTACCTATCTCGAGTAGCTCCTCGGTGAACTCATCAGTGACCTCAAATGTTAATAGAGTTAGAAAATACAGATCAAAGGAGTGGATTTTGGCCCATCAAGTACAAAATAAAGAgggaaagtgggaaattgacccaAACGATACAGAAGTTGTTGAAATCGCAACAAAAGCTGTAAGTagcgataattaa
- the LOC130462993 gene encoding uncharacterized protein — translation MNENQIVVRHESEGGKTPTTRDESQDVSTITKTIKGRGPSKGVKVAKPMFLEYNVYNVPDGQWSHEYGKQVGSCATRININVPLYPKVDEQIKKGFWEETKLMFHITDDSNHSREKYFHSCVAKRFSCFKSKLVRRWITMKEKKPKNQTNKMPWDVYNHITEDDWKTFVKHYFLPESLLRSEKARKSASCNKNPHRTGQKGYNRKRLDWIKDGRLPPDAALPISSSSSVNSSVTSNVNRVRKYRSKEWILAHQVQNKEGKWEIDPNDSEVVEIATKALEYIAEEEKGNLSFEQGEDALTKAIGKKDHRGRVKGTGGMVGIKKAFGPCIRHSRSDHGEASSENYESIRASVKKEFEGELEKRVEKRVAEALQKQLSTLLKTGQLNSISTPIPDDLHLNDSARVDLDVSATRTTRHILVPQPRELKERTPCRLALEEKVSGNNIVVADGMVQPSDGALPQHFTSMKPGHYKVQVDFVYDGHVDDILPVPTGDGFTNLGGALGSFVQWPIHLVIFEDGEDCISPPKKKSKSNVSKERDGSSKKKTTVLAAQKKTTDLPSKVNPLKLIRT, via the exons ATGAATGAAAACCAAATTGTTGTTAGGCATGAATCAGAAGGTGGCAAGACTCCCACAACGCGTGACGAATCACAAGATGTTAGTACGATTACAAAGACCATTAAAGGCCGTGGTCCGTCAAAAGGTGTTAAAGTCGCTAAGCCTATGTTCCTTGAGTATAATGTATATAATGTCCCCGATGGACAATGGTCTCATGAATACGGGAAGCAAGTTGGGAGTTGTGCTACTAGAATTAATATTAACGTCCCATTATATCCAAAGGTAGATGAGCAAATCAAGAAGGGGTTTTGGGAGGAGACTAAG cttatgttccacattactgatgattctaatcattcgagggagaaatattttcattcttgtgtggcgaaacgatttagttgtttcaagagcaaGTTGGTGCGCCGATGGATAACTATGAAGGAAAAGAAgccaaaaaatcaaacaaacaagatGCCTTGGGATGTCTACAACCATAtcacagaggatgattggaagACTTTTGTTAAACATTATTTCCTGCCAGAGTCATTG CTTCGTAGTGAAAAGGCGAGGAAAAGTGCATCATGCAACAAGAACCCACATCGCACCGGCCAAAAGGGTTATAATAGAAAGCGACTAGATTGGATAAAGGATGGACGACTTCCACCAGATGCAGCTTTACCTATCTCGAGTAGCTCCTCGGTGAACTCATCAGTGACCTCAAATGTTAATAGAGTTAGAAAATACAGATCAAAGGAGTGGATTTTGGCCCATCAAGTACAAAATAAAGAgggaaagtgggaaattgacccgAACGATTCAGAAGTTGTTGAAATCGCAACAAAAGCT TTAGAGTACATCGCAGAAGAGGAAAAAGGAAATCTTTCTTTCGAACAGGGTGAGGATGCCCTCACTAAAGCTATAGGGAAAAAAGATCATCGTGGGCGTGTCAAGGGAACAGGTGGCATGGTTGGTATCAAAAAGGCTTTCGGTCCGTGTATTCGACATAGTAGAAgtgaccatggtgaagcttcATCAGAAAATTACGAATCAATCAGAGCTTCTGTGAAAAAGGAGTTTGAAGGTGAATTAGAGAAAAGGGTAGAGAAGAGGGTGGCAGAGGCCCTCCAAAAGCAACTAAGCACCTTGTTAAAAACAGGACAACTAAACTCCATTTCTACCCCGATACCTGATGACCTCCACTTAAATGATTCTGCCAGAGTTGACCTTGATGTTAGTGCTACAAGAACCACTCGTCACATCTTAGTGCCGCAACCACGCGAGCTAAAG GAAAGGACTCCATGTCGTCTTGCCCTTGAGGAGAAAGTTTCAGGCAACAACATTGTCGTGGCGGATGGTATGGTACAACCCTCAGATGGTGCATTGCCCCAACATTTTACATCGATGAAGCCTGGTCACTATAAAGTCCAAGTTGATTTTGTTTACGACGGACATGTTGATGATATTCTTCCGGTACCTACGGGAGATGGTTTCACTAACTTAGGCGGTGCTCTGGGTAGTTTTGTGCAATGGCCCATACACTTAGTGATTTTCGAAGACGGCGag gATTGTATTTCACCTCCTAAAAAGAAGTCCAAGTCTAATGTTTCTAAAGAGAGGGATGGTAGCTCCAAGAAAAAGACAACGGTGTTAGCGGCCCAAAAGAAGACAACAGACTTACCATCCAAGGTAAAccctctaaaactcattcgaacctaa
- the LOC130464233 gene encoding uncharacterized protein, which produces MTSAPDDIYDNTTIPLAASVWHSDFDQETYITASDIGEFLRGACLNISAIQVYILCLLHDHAKSFEMSRISFICPEIMSSTRIKADPGAPTMYLKNIFQAEIEKEKMGNPNLTNWFLIPYNQENHWNLYVMDLRRGYVYIFDSARDPRRTDYAWGILSLAYQVYKCNGGHCPNKTSFKSCKPIHIECAQQIGGTECGYYVMKFMLEIVTLQHDYEGRLDEVYTPRTAPYASEEIDVVREQWAKFFTTKYLLLT; this is translated from the exons ATGACTTCGGCGCCTGATGATATATATGATAATACTACCATCCCATTGGCGGCCTCAGTTTGGCACTCGGATTTTGATCAAGAAACATACATAACTGCGTCTGATATAGGAGAGTTCCTTCGCGGGGCGTGCTTAAACATTTCAGCGATCCAAGTCTACATAtt gtgtttattgcacgatcatgccaaatcatttgaaatgtctcggatttcgttcatttgtcccgagattatgtcaagcactagaatcaaggccgaccctggagcgccaacaatgtatttgaaaaacattttccaagctgaaattgaaaaggagaagatgggtaatcctaacctaactaattggtttttaatcccatataatcaaga aaatcattggaatttatacgtgatggacctacgtagaggttatgtatatattttcgattctgctagagatccacgtcgaacagattatgcatggggaatcttgagttt ggcataccaagtgtacaagtgcaatggtgggcattgtccgaataaaacgagttttaagtcgtgtaaacccattcatatagag tgtgctcaacaaatcggcggaactgagtgtggctattacgttatgaagttcatgttagagatagtcacgttacaacatgactatgaaggccggctagatgag gtctatactccgaggactgcgccttatgctagtgaggaaattgatgtggttcgtgagcaatgggcgaagttttttaccaccaagtatttattattgacctga